A DNA window from Setaria viridis chromosome 2, Setaria_viridis_v4.0, whole genome shotgun sequence contains the following coding sequences:
- the LOC117843633 gene encoding sodium/hydrogen exchanger 6 isoform X2, producing MYKLPLVECLMFGALISATDPVTVLSIFQELGSDVNLYALVFGESVLNDAMAISLYRTMSSVRSHAAAGENFFMMILQFLETFVGSMSSGVGVGFISALLFKYAGLDVDNLQNLECCLFVLFPYFSYMLAEGLGLSGIVSILFTGMVMKHYTFSNLSDNSQRFVSAFFHLLSSLAETFVFIYMGFDIAMEEHSWSHVGFIFFSIIFIVVARAVNVFSCAYLVNMSRPEHRRIPLKHQKALWFSGLRGAMAFALALQSVHELPEGHGKTIFTTTTAIVVLTVLLIGGSTGTMLEALDVVGDENTSIENYEDNNGYMPPTYEEGTSSGGGLRMKLKQFHKSTTSFTALDKNYLTPFFTSQTDDDDDDFSEQPQNRRVQFYDQ from the exons ATGTATAAACTTCCACTGGTTGAATGCCTTATGTTCGGTGCCCTTATATCTGCAACCGATCCTGTCACAGTGCTATCAATATTCCAG GAACTGGGCTCTGATGTTAACTTGTATGCTTTGGTGTTTGGAGAATCTGTTTTGAATGACGCG ATGGCAATTTCCCTTTACAG GACAATGTCATCAGTCAGAAGTCATGCAGCAGCTGGCGAGAACTTTTTTATGATGATTCTCCAGTTTCTTGAGACCTTTGTTGGTTCAATGTCATCAG GTGTGGGAGTTGGATTTATCTCTGCTCTT CTGTTCAAGTATGCTGGATTGGACGTTGACAA TCTGCAGAATTTGGAATGCTGCCTTTTTGTTCTCTTTCCATATTTCTC GTATATGTTAGCTGAAGGACTTGGCTTGTCAGGGATTGTTTCTATATTATTCACGGGGATG GTTATGAAGCATTACACATTCTCCAATCTTTCAGACAATTCGCAGCGCTTTGTTTCTGCCTTCTTCCACTTACTGTCATCTTTGGCTGAGACATTTGT GTTCATTTACATGGGCTTTGATATTGCCATGGAAGAGCACAGCTGGTCACATGTtggcttcatcttcttctcaaTT ATATTCATAGTTGTTGCAAG GGCTGTAAATGTTTTTTCTTGTGCATACTTGGTTAACATGTCTCGGCCAGAACATCGCCGTATACCTCTAAAGCATCAGAAAGCACTTTGGTTTAGCG GGCTTAGAGGGGCCATGGCTTTTGCCCTTGCTCTCCAATCTGTGCATGAACTTCCTGAAGGACATGGAAAAACGATATTCACTACTACTACAGCCATTGTTGTGTTGACG GTACTTCTTATTGGAGGGTCGACGGGAACTATGCTAGAAGCTTTGGATGTTGTTGGAGATGAAAACACATCAATAGAA AATTATGAGGACAACAATGGTTACATGCCTCCGACTTATGAAGAAGGTACATCGTCTGGTGGAGGATTGAGAATGAAACTGAAACAGTTTCACAAAAG CACGACATCATTCACTGCCCTTGACAAGAACTACCTGACTCCATTTTTCACCAGTCaaactgatgatgatgacgacgacttCA GTGAGCAACCCCAAAACCGAAGAGTACAATTTTATGATCAATAG